In a single window of the Halobacteriovoraceae bacterium genome:
- a CDS encoding D-glycerate dehydrogenase produces the protein MKVLITCELPDTLTELLDKEQINYDILSNYINAADEYQAMVCINTDLIDDTFLSTHKKLKLIANYAVGYNNIDLIAAKKYDVFVTNTPDVLTTATADLAFTLMLAIARKIPAAMNNAKNGQWKKWEPRGFLGQDLRGKTLGILGLGRIGQSFAKLCRDSFGMNIIYHNRSASAYEYELKASRVEFEELLRESDVLSLHCPLTKETHNIINERSFELMKNNAILINTSRGGLISTDDLLKAIKDNQISGVGLDVTMPEPLEASHELYSFENVLIVPHIGSATHFARSEMARICADNIIHFSKGKPLITAVEI, from the coding sequence ATGAAAGTACTTATCACATGTGAACTACCTGACACTTTAACTGAACTTTTAGATAAGGAACAAATTAACTATGATATTCTTTCAAATTATATAAATGCAGCAGATGAATATCAAGCGATGGTTTGTATAAATACTGATCTTATAGATGACACATTTCTATCAACACACAAAAAATTGAAATTGATTGCAAATTATGCTGTTGGATATAACAATATAGATCTCATCGCTGCAAAAAAATATGATGTGTTCGTAACGAATACTCCAGATGTTCTTACTACCGCTACGGCCGATTTAGCTTTTACATTAATGCTGGCCATAGCAAGAAAAATCCCCGCGGCAATGAATAATGCAAAAAATGGACAATGGAAAAAATGGGAACCACGTGGTTTTTTAGGACAAGATCTTAGAGGAAAAACATTAGGTATACTTGGTCTTGGAAGAATTGGGCAAAGTTTTGCAAAACTTTGCCGTGATTCTTTTGGAATGAATATTATTTATCACAATAGGTCGGCCTCAGCTTATGAATATGAACTGAAAGCTTCAAGAGTTGAATTTGAAGAGCTTTTGAGAGAAAGTGATGTTTTATCTCTGCATTGCCCACTCACCAAAGAGACTCATAATATTATCAATGAACGATCTTTTGAGCTGATGAAAAATAATGCCATTCTCATAAATACTTCTCGTGGAGGACTGATTTCTACAGATGACTTACTAAAGGCCATTAAAGATAATCAAATATCAGGAGTAGGACTTGATGTAACGATGCCTGAACCACTTGAAGCTAGTCATGAATTGTATAGTTTTGAAAATGTACTGATTGTCCCACACATTGGTTCAGCAACTCATTTTGCAAGGAGTGAGATGGCCAGAATATGTGCAGATAACATCATTCATTTCTCTAAGGGAAAGCCACTGATTACTGCAGTTGAAATATAA
- a CDS encoding Hsp20/alpha crystallin family protein, translated as MSILRTNNRVPVQREDAAKYRDPFNALFDEFFNDWKIPTTENFQKGFAPALNVHENETAYVLETELPGVNKEDINIDLKDNILTIKGEKKSFNEEKKNDYHIVERGHGNFYRSIKLPNDIDKEKIEAKMENGVLHVEVSKCQKAKETQRTISIK; from the coding sequence ATGAGTATTTTAAGAACTAACAACAGAGTACCTGTTCAAAGAGAAGATGCAGCAAAGTACCGTGATCCATTTAATGCACTTTTTGATGAGTTTTTCAATGATTGGAAAATTCCTACAACTGAGAATTTCCAAAAAGGTTTTGCTCCCGCTTTAAATGTTCACGAAAATGAAACGGCCTATGTATTAGAAACAGAACTTCCAGGGGTCAATAAGGAAGATATCAATATCGATCTAAAAGATAATATTCTGACAATCAAAGGAGAAAAAAAGAGCTTCAATGAAGAAAAAAAGAATGATTATCATATAGTTGAACGAGGTCACGGAAATTTTTATCGAAGTATTAAACTTCCTAATGATATTGATAAAGAAAAAATTGAAGCAAAAATGGAAAATGGCGTACTACATGTCGAAGTTTCAAAGTGTCAGAAGGCCAAAGAAACACAAAGAACGATTTCAATAAAATAA
- a CDS encoding response regulator transcription factor: protein MGKKQVLVVDDDHEIFALIREKLGNDYEFYHVMSCSEVIPFLKKKKMDLIVLDNHLPDGMGTHLGRDIKSSADLSKIPIIMLTKNAQTSNKVLAFENGVSDYLTKPFDTMELMMRIKTIFRDISTYSGVETKISLEDLVIDMDRFQVSFKGEEGNVETIELTMKEIKLLWLLVKNMDNVLTREDILNQIWENDFNITYRTIDQHISKLRKKIKKSIYHIKTVHGIGYCFTLNQKRFGLVG, encoded by the coding sequence ATGGGTAAAAAACAAGTCTTAGTAGTTGACGATGATCACGAAATCTTTGCTCTTATAAGAGAGAAATTAGGAAATGATTATGAGTTTTATCATGTCATGAGTTGTAGTGAAGTGATACCTTTTCTCAAGAAAAAAAAGATGGATTTAATCGTACTAGATAATCATTTACCCGATGGCATGGGCACACATCTCGGGCGCGATATTAAAAGTTCTGCCGATTTAAGCAAAATTCCAATTATCATGTTAACTAAAAATGCCCAAACCAGTAATAAAGTTTTGGCCTTTGAAAATGGTGTTTCAGACTATCTAACAAAACCCTTTGATACGATGGAACTTATGATGAGAATTAAAACCATTTTTAGAGACATTTCTACATATTCAGGAGTCGAAACAAAAATTTCATTGGAAGACCTTGTCATTGATATGGATAGGTTTCAAGTAAGCTTCAAAGGTGAAGAGGGAAATGTTGAAACTATAGAATTAACAATGAAAGAAATTAAACTTCTTTGGTTACTTGTTAAAAATATGGATAATGTTCTGACTCGAGAAGATATTCTTAATCAAATTTGGGAAAATGATTTCAATATTACTTATAGAACGATTGATCAACACATAAGTAAACTTAGAAAGAAAATTAAAAAAAGCATCTATCACATCAAAACTGTTCATGGCATAGGCTATTGTTTCACTTTGAACCAGAAGAGATTTGGCCTCGTCGGTTAA
- a CDS encoding succinylglutamate desuccinylase/aspartoacylase family protein has product MSMLTFEKVVVKTLPSGDQITIKKYHLKGTQNGPHCYIQAGIHGAELQGSAVISSLIEKLRNSQNLCGSITFIPNANPMAINNKFIGQTFGRINPVTGVNWNRSYFNVEVENYDLDDHKFKEALLTKITQCGDEFNEDGKLHKILQSEAHKADIVLDLHTGPKACEYIYSQSSLLEDAKYFRFPYLILIPPVFAGALDEASFCPWHKRETLTGRKNNFSSYTIELGSEETINFDMANKQSENIINFLAHKGMILNTNASISGPQLYSELSNFETLYSPQTGLFEFNVQPGLIVEKGDKLGVFLSFTNEQGPLKKEYCANQKLAIINHHQTSNVSEGIELFQILKLLKEC; this is encoded by the coding sequence ATGAGTATGTTAACTTTTGAAAAAGTTGTTGTAAAAACCTTGCCTTCCGGTGATCAAATTACAATTAAAAAATACCATTTAAAAGGTACTCAAAACGGCCCACACTGTTATATACAAGCTGGTATCCATGGAGCAGAACTTCAAGGGAGTGCTGTAATATCTTCCCTCATTGAAAAATTGAGAAATAGTCAAAACCTCTGTGGATCAATTACATTTATTCCAAATGCTAATCCGATGGCCATCAACAATAAGTTCATTGGTCAAACATTTGGTCGAATCAACCCTGTAACTGGAGTCAATTGGAATAGATCCTATTTTAACGTCGAAGTAGAAAATTATGATCTTGATGATCATAAATTCAAAGAGGCCCTTTTAACAAAAATCACTCAATGCGGTGATGAGTTTAATGAAGATGGCAAACTCCATAAAATCCTTCAATCAGAGGCCCATAAGGCAGATATTGTCCTGGATTTACATACAGGCCCAAAGGCCTGTGAATATATTTACTCACAGTCCTCACTTCTTGAAGATGCAAAGTATTTTAGATTTCCTTATCTTATTTTAATTCCTCCTGTTTTTGCTGGGGCCCTCGATGAAGCGAGCTTTTGCCCTTGGCACAAACGTGAAACCCTTACTGGAAGGAAAAATAATTTTTCTTCTTACACCATTGAATTAGGAAGTGAGGAGACTATCAATTTTGATATGGCCAATAAGCAATCTGAGAATATTATTAATTTCCTGGCCCACAAAGGCATGATTTTAAACACTAATGCTTCGATCTCTGGCCCTCAACTTTACAGTGAATTAAGCAATTTTGAGACCCTTTATTCACCTCAGACAGGACTTTTTGAATTCAATGTGCAACCCGGACTAATCGTTGAAAAAGGCGATAAATTGGGAGTTTTTCTAAGTTTCACTAACGAACAAGGCCCATTAAAGAAGGAGTACTGCGCCAACCAAAAATTGGCGATAATAAACCACCATCAGACATCGAATGTATCTGAGGGTATAGAGCTGTTTCAAATCCTCAAACTTCTTAAAGAGTGTTAA
- a CDS encoding ribonucleoside-diphosphate reductase subunit alpha, with product MYVYTRSGDKEPIKFDKITQRIEGLCFDLDRDHVDPSAIAQKVIEGIYDGISTKELDQLAAETAAYLSTQHPDYSTLAGRIAVSNLHKETKGCFSENIKQMYQFVNPKTGEHAPLVSKIIHDLVCEHAEILDKTVDDTRDFNYDYFGFKTLEKSYLLKMEGKIVERPGQMLMRVSLGIHDNNIDEAIKTYHLMSEKWFTHATPTLFNAGTNKPQLSSCFLLTMQEDSIAGIYDTLKQTALISQSAGGIGLSIHNVRAKGSFIKGTNGMSNGIVPMLKVFNDTARYVDQGGGKRKGSFAIYLEPWHADIQDFLEMKKNTGKDELRSRDLFYALWIPDLFMKRVEEDGQWSLFCPHQCPGMAETYGAEFEKLYTRYEQEGKALKTIKAQDLWFQILESQIETGSPYMLYKDSVNEKSNQKNLGTIKSSNLCTEIMEYTAPDEVAVCNLASVALPMFVDLDKNVYDHHKLYEVIYQMTVNLNRIIDINYYPVPEAKKSNLRHRPIGLGVQGLQDVFFRLRLPFESEQAKILNEDIFETIYFAAMTASMDLAKVDGPYETYHGSPVSQGIFQFDMWNTKPRSGRWNWTNLKKDILKHGVRNSLLVAPMPTASTSQILGNTECFEPITSNIYVRRVLSGEFAVVNKYLVKDLIDCGLWDDTLRNEIIANNGSIQSIERIPEDLKSLYKTVWEIKQRSIIDLAKVRAPYIDQGQSMNVHMQDPNFGKLSSMHFYAWKAGLKTGMYYLRTRAAVNAVQFTVKQQNPEVSKTKDLEQEREAMLCSLDNPDECVMCGS from the coding sequence ATGTACGTATACACAAGAAGTGGTGATAAAGAGCCCATCAAATTTGACAAAATCACTCAAAGGATTGAAGGGCTTTGTTTTGACTTGGATCGTGATCACGTTGACCCATCGGCCATCGCTCAAAAAGTGATTGAAGGGATCTATGATGGGATTTCAACGAAGGAACTCGATCAACTAGCGGCCGAAACAGCTGCGTATCTATCAACACAACATCCAGATTATTCAACTCTCGCAGGTAGAATTGCTGTTTCAAATTTACACAAAGAAACCAAGGGCTGTTTTTCTGAAAACATTAAACAAATGTATCAATTTGTTAATCCCAAAACAGGTGAACACGCACCGCTCGTATCAAAAATTATTCATGATCTTGTCTGCGAACACGCTGAAATTCTAGATAAAACGGTTGATGACACTCGAGATTTTAATTATGACTATTTTGGGTTTAAAACATTAGAAAAATCTTACCTCCTTAAAATGGAAGGTAAAATTGTTGAACGTCCTGGACAAATGTTGATGAGAGTCTCTCTGGGCATCCATGATAATAATATTGACGAGGCCATTAAAACATACCACCTCATGAGCGAAAAATGGTTCACGCACGCAACTCCAACGCTTTTTAATGCAGGAACAAATAAACCACAATTATCATCTTGTTTCTTATTAACAATGCAAGAAGATAGTATCGCTGGTATTTATGATACTCTTAAACAAACTGCACTCATTTCACAATCTGCTGGAGGCATTGGACTTAGTATCCACAATGTTCGAGCAAAAGGTAGCTTCATAAAAGGCACCAACGGAATGTCTAATGGAATTGTTCCTATGCTCAAAGTTTTTAACGATACCGCAAGATATGTTGATCAAGGTGGAGGGAAGCGCAAAGGCTCCTTTGCAATTTACCTAGAACCATGGCATGCGGATATTCAAGATTTTCTTGAAATGAAAAAAAACACTGGTAAAGATGAGCTTAGATCTAGAGATCTCTTTTACGCTTTATGGATTCCAGATCTTTTTATGAAAAGAGTTGAAGAAGACGGTCAGTGGTCTCTTTTTTGCCCTCACCAATGCCCCGGTATGGCCGAAACATATGGGGCCGAGTTTGAAAAACTCTACACACGTTATGAACAAGAAGGTAAAGCTCTCAAAACTATCAAAGCACAAGATCTTTGGTTTCAAATACTAGAATCACAAATTGAAACTGGTTCTCCTTACATGCTCTATAAAGATTCTGTAAATGAGAAATCGAACCAAAAAAATCTTGGAACGATAAAATCAAGTAATCTCTGTACAGAGATCATGGAATACACAGCTCCAGATGAAGTTGCTGTATGCAATCTTGCTTCAGTTGCACTCCCCATGTTTGTTGATTTGGATAAAAATGTTTATGATCATCACAAACTTTATGAAGTCATTTATCAAATGACAGTAAATCTCAACAGAATCATCGATATCAATTACTACCCGGTACCAGAGGCAAAAAAATCAAATTTAAGACATCGTCCCATTGGACTTGGGGTACAAGGTCTACAGGATGTCTTCTTTAGATTAAGGCTACCCTTTGAAAGTGAGCAGGCCAAAATTCTTAATGAAGATATTTTTGAAACCATCTATTTTGCTGCAATGACAGCGTCAATGGATCTGGCCAAAGTTGATGGCCCCTACGAAACCTATCATGGTTCACCAGTTTCTCAAGGTATCTTTCAATTTGATATGTGGAATACAAAACCTAGAAGTGGACGTTGGAACTGGACTAACTTAAAGAAAGATATACTTAAACATGGTGTTAGAAATTCATTACTAGTTGCACCTATGCCAACTGCTTCTACATCTCAAATTCTAGGCAATACTGAGTGTTTCGAGCCCATCACTTCTAATATCTATGTCAGACGAGTCTTATCTGGTGAATTTGCTGTCGTCAATAAGTACTTGGTTAAAGATCTCATTGATTGTGGACTTTGGGACGATACTCTACGCAATGAAATCATAGCAAACAACGGCTCTATCCAATCAATAGAGCGTATTCCTGAAGATCTTAAATCTCTTTACAAAACCGTTTGGGAAATAAAACAACGCTCGATAATTGATCTCGCAAAAGTACGTGCACCTTATATTGATCAAGGGCAAAGTATGAATGTTCACATGCAAGATCCAAATTTTGGAAAGCTTAGTTCAATGCATTTCTATGCTTGGAAGGCCGGACTCAAAACGGGCATGTATTATTTGAGAACTCGTGCCGCAGTTAACGCTGTTCAGTTTACAGTTAAGCAACAAAATCCCGAGGTTTCAAAAACAAAAGACTTAGAACAAGAAAGAGAGGCAATGCTTTGCTCTCTAGATAATCCTGATGAATGCGTGATGTGTGGTTCTTAA
- a CDS encoding S8 family serine peptidase, translated as MTKFLKPLLVFLMFGQANAAILAIIDSGTDMKHEMIAPKAWINPVDSTVDNVDDDRNGYLDDVFGWNFAEGNNLVIDYKYLGTFSPDVFKFFEIQKKNYYGTVSKEEVDWVRKKLKEKEFIKELTIYGNFMHGTHVAGITSMNSEKAKVLAIKLLPTEVNLPGGNDEESSLQKIASKYSLPFKKTLITDEISSLSDDEDQPKNIGPNIKKIFKGLLRKVAVEQMNILKEIAYYCHKQGAVVANGSFGTGFRQAAGLIYQIFHMTLRKEPTSEDLYELTKYFMEQVMQNGQQMMNLAPKTLFVFAAGNDSSDNDVFPTSPTNIIAPNEISVAATFSNLSLARFSNYGATQVDVAAPGVAIRSSVPGNEYLEVSGTSQAAPYVANVAGQINDANPALTPRQVKKIIESTVDVKDFLVGKVKTSGIVNPKRAISAAQLSKSMPLNDAIIQAKETVPDRPSSNFKNNFLMPLSPFALPLQSEFVLK; from the coding sequence ATGACAAAGTTCTTAAAACCACTTTTGGTTTTCCTAATGTTCGGACAAGCAAATGCTGCAATTCTAGCGATCATTGACTCTGGGACTGATATGAAACATGAGATGATTGCACCTAAAGCATGGATTAATCCTGTAGATAGTACAGTTGATAATGTTGATGATGATCGTAATGGTTATCTCGATGATGTTTTTGGTTGGAATTTTGCTGAAGGCAATAATTTGGTAATCGACTATAAGTATCTAGGAACGTTTTCACCTGATGTTTTCAAATTCTTTGAAATACAAAAGAAAAATTATTACGGAACTGTTAGCAAAGAAGAAGTAGATTGGGTGAGGAAAAAACTTAAAGAAAAAGAATTTATAAAAGAACTTACGATCTATGGAAATTTCATGCATGGAACTCACGTTGCTGGAATTACTTCAATGAATTCTGAAAAAGCAAAAGTTTTAGCAATTAAATTATTACCAACTGAAGTTAACCTACCCGGCGGAAACGACGAAGAATCATCTCTACAAAAAATTGCTTCTAAATATAGTCTTCCATTCAAAAAAACACTTATCACTGATGAAATTAGCAGTTTAAGCGATGATGAGGATCAACCCAAAAACATAGGGCCAAACATAAAAAAAATATTCAAAGGCCTACTTAGAAAAGTAGCAGTAGAGCAAATGAATATTTTAAAAGAAATTGCTTACTACTGTCACAAGCAAGGTGCAGTTGTGGCCAATGGTTCTTTCGGTACAGGTTTTAGACAAGCAGCAGGTCTTATTTATCAAATATTTCATATGACATTGAGAAAAGAACCAACTTCCGAAGATCTCTATGAACTAACCAAATACTTTATGGAACAGGTAATGCAAAATGGACAACAAATGATGAATTTGGCCCCTAAAACATTGTTTGTCTTTGCTGCTGGGAATGATAGTTCTGATAATGATGTGTTTCCTACATCACCTACAAATATTATAGCTCCTAATGAAATATCAGTTGCTGCTACTTTTTCAAATTTATCATTGGCCAGATTTTCAAATTATGGCGCCACTCAGGTAGATGTGGCAGCTCCCGGAGTTGCCATTAGATCTTCTGTCCCTGGCAACGAGTACCTCGAAGTGAGTGGGACTTCTCAGGCCGCTCCTTATGTAGCAAATGTGGCCGGGCAAATCAATGATGCCAATCCGGCCCTAACCCCAAGACAAGTTAAGAAGATAATTGAATCTACCGTCGATGTTAAAGATTTTCTAGTCGGTAAAGTGAAAACAAGTGGTATCGTCAATCCAAAACGGGCCATCAGTGCAGCACAATTATCTAAAAGTATGCCATTAAATGATGCAATTATACAGGCCAAAGAAACTGTACCTGATAGACCTTCTTCTAATTTCAAAAATAATTTTTTAATGCCCTTATCGCCATTTGCTTTACCACTTCAAAGTGAGTTTGTTCTCAAATAG
- a CDS encoding response regulator, with the protein MELRNIIEKYLGKKEHGPGMLEDETLSQFNPADLEKILIVDDDDDMLNLIKKQLECMPDYQTLGCRNELETLEEINNHEIEVGIIDVNLEALSGYRLGDYIRYLKNRDIPFIFISSDRQKVTEMNVLKIDNCVFLQKPFSRKELVHAIRETIQGKKNLKEVA; encoded by the coding sequence ATGGAGCTAAGAAACATCATCGAAAAATATCTAGGGAAAAAGGAGCATGGACCTGGAATGCTCGAGGATGAAACTTTATCTCAGTTCAATCCCGCTGATCTTGAAAAAATACTAATTGTCGATGACGATGATGATATGCTTAACCTTATTAAAAAACAGTTAGAATGTATGCCCGATTACCAAACTTTGGGATGCAGAAATGAACTTGAAACACTTGAAGAAATAAATAATCACGAAATTGAGGTTGGTATAATCGACGTCAACTTAGAGGCCCTGAGTGGATATAGACTAGGGGATTATATTCGTTATCTTAAAAATAGAGATATTCCATTTATTTTTATCTCTTCCGATCGACAAAAAGTAACCGAAATGAATGTTTTAAAAATTGATAATTGTGTTTTTTTACAAAAACCATTTTCTCGTAAAGAATTAGTTCACGCAATTAGAGAAACAATACAAGGCAAAAAGAACTTGAAGGAAGTTGCTTAA
- a CDS encoding PLP-dependent decarboxylase encodes MTDQLFINKQDSPFFFYDIDALQSHLHSINQLSGEKIRLFYATKANPLLDVLRTVHSCGLGIDVASNGELSQAIKAGFKGDQIIATGPSKSKKYLQTLIENNISTLVLESPNQALWANEIALEKNITIDCLLRVQLEWEKGSSVLGGNEITPFGLGKNDWNYSELKNYKNLNILGLHIFQWGNLTSTEKICEIWNQIIETVCEISKFLEIKKPILDLGGGLGLDYGQTDITAAMKAIDIDVLFKFLNSKIVEKNFTEIWLELGRFAVGAFGYYFHRIIDKKMNRGVNQLICESGINHLIRPTLTNCPFPAVVVGKNKDSVEYNVYGPLCTALDKLGTYKFPKNTEIGDWIQYFLVGAYGMTESMPYFLCHDLPAEFIKKNGQISCVRQSSPPQTWMK; translated from the coding sequence ATGACAGATCAATTATTTATAAATAAACAGGACTCCCCTTTCTTCTTCTATGACATTGATGCCCTACAAAGTCACCTTCACTCTATAAATCAATTGAGTGGAGAAAAAATTCGTCTTTTTTATGCGACAAAAGCAAATCCACTTCTCGATGTTTTGCGTACAGTACATTCATGTGGACTAGGCATAGACGTCGCATCAAATGGGGAACTTTCTCAAGCAATTAAAGCAGGTTTTAAGGGTGATCAAATTATTGCGACTGGCCCTTCAAAATCTAAAAAATATCTTCAAACGCTTATTGAAAATAACATAAGTACGCTCGTACTTGAAAGCCCTAATCAAGCACTATGGGCCAATGAAATCGCTTTAGAAAAAAACATCACCATTGATTGTCTTCTAAGAGTTCAACTTGAATGGGAAAAAGGTAGCTCTGTACTTGGTGGAAATGAGATCACTCCCTTTGGGCTAGGTAAAAATGATTGGAATTATTCTGAATTAAAAAACTACAAAAATTTAAATATTTTAGGCCTTCATATCTTTCAGTGGGGCAATCTTACAAGTACTGAAAAAATTTGTGAAATTTGGAATCAAATTATTGAAACCGTTTGCGAGATAAGTAAATTTTTAGAAATAAAAAAACCAATTCTTGATCTCGGAGGTGGTTTGGGCCTAGATTATGGACAAACAGACATTACAGCTGCAATGAAAGCAATTGATATAGATGTACTATTTAAATTTTTGAACAGTAAAATTGTTGAAAAGAATTTTACTGAAATTTGGCTCGAATTAGGACGTTTTGCTGTGGGAGCTTTTGGGTATTATTTTCATAGAATCATTGATAAGAAAATGAATCGTGGCGTAAATCAACTTATATGTGAATCTGGTATTAATCATTTAATTCGCCCAACTCTAACAAACTGCCCCTTTCCTGCTGTCGTAGTCGGTAAAAATAAGGATTCTGTTGAATACAACGTATATGGGCCATTATGTACAGCTCTGGATAAATTGGGCACTTATAAGTTCCCAAAAAATACTGAAATTGGAGACTGGATCCAGTACTTTCTAGTAGGTGCGTATGGAATGACTGAAAGTATGCCTTATTTTTTATGTCATGACTTACCTGCAGAGTTTATCAAGAAAAATGGCCAGATTTCATGTGTACGTCAATCTAGCCCACCTCAAACATGGATGAAATAA
- a CDS encoding response regulator, which produces MKLFNFFKSKSEQEDAPVVILIDDDTDFLNLIERTLSKRYHLNFLKYSSPMKALSDLRRQNIQPDLVLCDLHMPNIDGLHLRKCLRKSGVDIPFIFITADSTEDIFEEDYKIFHKPIGMKKLENEIEKSINTL; this is translated from the coding sequence ATGAAACTTTTCAATTTTTTTAAAAGTAAAAGTGAACAAGAAGATGCACCAGTCGTTATATTAATTGACGATGATACTGATTTTCTTAATTTAATCGAAAGAACCTTATCAAAGAGATACCATCTAAATTTTCTAAAATATAGTTCTCCCATGAAGGCACTAAGTGATCTAAGAAGACAGAATATTCAACCGGACCTGGTGCTGTGCGATTTACATATGCCTAATATTGATGGGCTCCATTTGAGAAAATGCCTTAGAAAAAGTGGGGTAGACATTCCGTTTATTTTTATAACAGCTGATTCTACTGAGGATATTTTTGAAGAAGATTACAAAATCTTTCATAAACCAATAGGGATGAAAAAACTTGAAAATGAAATCGAAAAAAGTATTAACACTCTTTAA
- a CDS encoding ribonucleotide-diphosphate reductase subunit beta, with product MDAIIAPNEDRFVLFPIEYHKIWEMYKSHMAVFWTAEEIDLEPDLKDWDKLNPDEKHFITHVLAFFAASDGIVNENLAQRFYNDVQIPEARCFYGFQIAMENIHSETYSLLIDTYVKDPKEKDKLFHAVENLDCVAKKAKWALNWISSKASFAERLIAFAAIEGIFFSGSFCAIFWLKKRGLMPGLCTSNEFISRDEGLHCEFACLLHDLLQPENQLSNETIQQIITEAVAIETEFITEALPVSLIGMNSKLMIQYIQFVADHWISRLGAPRVYNVDNPFDWMELISLEGKTNFFEKRVSEYQRPNVLGGDEGSHKFTLDADF from the coding sequence GTGGACGCAATTATTGCACCCAATGAAGATCGTTTTGTTTTATTTCCAATTGAATATCATAAAATTTGGGAAATGTATAAAAGCCACATGGCCGTATTTTGGACTGCTGAAGAAATTGATCTCGAACCAGATCTTAAAGATTGGGATAAACTAAACCCTGATGAAAAACATTTCATCACACATGTTCTTGCGTTTTTTGCTGCAAGTGACGGAATTGTTAATGAAAATTTAGCTCAAAGATTTTATAACGACGTTCAAATTCCAGAAGCACGTTGTTTTTATGGTTTTCAAATTGCGATGGAAAATATCCACAGCGAAACATATAGCTTGCTTATCGATACTTATGTGAAGGATCCAAAAGAAAAAGATAAATTATTTCATGCAGTAGAAAATCTCGATTGTGTTGCTAAAAAAGCTAAATGGGCACTCAATTGGATTAGCTCAAAAGCATCATTTGCAGAAAGATTGATCGCTTTTGCTGCAATAGAGGGGATCTTCTTTTCAGGAAGTTTTTGCGCTATCTTCTGGTTAAAAAAGCGTGGTCTAATGCCTGGATTATGTACGTCCAATGAATTTATAAGTCGAGATGAAGGCCTCCACTGCGAATTTGCATGTTTACTACATGATTTATTGCAACCAGAAAATCAGTTATCTAATGAAACGATACAACAAATTATTACAGAAGCTGTTGCAATTGAGACAGAGTTTATCACAGAGGCCCTTCCTGTTTCGTTAATTGGAATGAATTCAAAACTTATGATCCAATATATCCAATTTGTGGCCGATCATTGGATAAGCCGATTGGGAGCTCCTAGAGTTTACAATGTTGATAATCCGTTTGACTGGATGGAGCTAATCTCTCTTGAAGGTAAAACTAACTTTTTTGAAAAAAGAGTCTCCGAATATCAAAGACCAAATGTCTTGGGAGGAGATGAAGGTTCACATAAATTTACATTAGATGCTGACTTCTAG